In Bacteroidia bacterium, one genomic interval encodes:
- a CDS encoding Rrf2 family transcriptional regulator, whose product MLSLSCKAAIKAVIFLGSKYESGDKSGIKEISKHINENEHTVGKILQKLVKNNIINSVKGPNGGFYITLKQRNQSVINIVEAIDGKDVFKQCGLGLTKCSESHPCPFHNDFKPVREMFKSMCTQKRVCDLYQHVNSGLSYLVG is encoded by the coding sequence ATGCTAAGTTTAAGTTGTAAAGCCGCAATTAAAGCAGTCATTTTTCTCGGTTCGAAGTATGAATCGGGAGACAAAAGCGGTATAAAAGAAATTTCTAAACACATCAATGAAAACGAACATACCGTTGGGAAAATTTTACAAAAGCTGGTAAAGAACAATATCATAAATAGCGTTAAAGGTCCTAATGGTGGTTTTTATATTACACTAAAACAACGAAACCAATCCGTCATTAATATTGTTGAGGCAATTGACGGCAAAGATGTTTTTAAACAATGCGGCTTAGGTTTAACAAAATGTTCAGAGTCGCATCCTTGCCCTTTTCATAATGATTTTAAACCGGTGCGTGAGATGTTCAAAAGTATGTGTACACAAAAAAGAGTTTGTGATTTATATCAACATGTCAATAGCGGACTCTCCTATTTAGTTGGATAA
- a CDS encoding inorganic phosphate transporter: MTHALIAIIILALVFDFINGFHDAANSIATVVSTKVLSPLTAVIWAASFNFLAYWIFKLKVADTVAKTVTPDSVTLMVVASGLVAAIIWNLLTWWWGIPSSSSHTLIGGFAGAGIANAGSFSALQVDKVMPTVYFIILAPILGMIVSWIISVITIHLCRKSNVSQVDRIFRKLQLLSSAAYSLGHGGNDAQKVIGIVGAAMLSHGMISDIDHIPEWVPLSCYTAIALGTMFGGWRIVKTMGQRVTKLTPFEGFSAEAAGAFTLFFTQHFKIPVSTTHTITGSIIGVGLTKRISAVRWGVTLQLVWAWVLTIPVSGALAAIIFIIARKVFS; encoded by the coding sequence ATGACCCATGCACTTATTGCGATAATCATTCTTGCCTTAGTTTTCGATTTTATTAATGGGTTTCATGATGCTGCAAACTCCATAGCCACAGTTGTATCAACAAAAGTGTTAAGCCCGCTGACAGCAGTTATTTGGGCGGCTTCATTTAATTTTCTTGCTTATTGGATTTTTAAACTAAAAGTCGCAGACACCGTTGCCAAAACAGTAACACCCGACAGTGTAACCTTAATGGTAGTTGCATCGGGTCTTGTTGCTGCTATTATTTGGAATTTGCTTACCTGGTGGTGGGGAATTCCAAGCAGTTCATCGCATACACTTATTGGAGGTTTTGCAGGTGCAGGTATTGCAAATGCAGGAAGCTTTAGTGCGTTGCAGGTTGATAAAGTAATGCCAACGGTCTATTTTATCATTTTAGCTCCAATTCTTGGAATGATTGTGTCGTGGATAATTTCTGTTATTACAATTCATTTGTGCCGAAAATCAAATGTATCTCAGGTAGATAGGATTTTCAGAAAATTGCAATTGCTATCATCAGCGGCATATAGCCTTGGACATGGTGGCAACGATGCTCAAAAAGTAATTGGAATTGTTGGAGCTGCTATGCTCTCACATGGAATGATTTCGGATATTGACCACATACCTGAGTGGGTTCCTCTTTCTTGTTATACAGCTATTGCTTTAGGAACAATGTTTGGCGGATGGCGAATTGTAAAAACGATGGGACAACGGGTAACCAAGCTTACTCCCTTTGAAGGATTTAGTGCTGAAGCAGCAGGTGCATTTACATTGTTTTTTACACAACATTTTAAAATACCGGTAAGTACAACACATACCATTACAGGTTCTATTATTGGTGTTGGACTTACAAAAAGAATTTCTGCAGTTCGTTGGGGTGTTACACTTCAACTTGTTTGGGCATGGGTTCTTACCATTCCTGTTTCCGGGGCTTTGGCAGCTATTATTTTTATTATAGCACGTAAAGTCTTCAGTTAG
- a CDS encoding DUF47 family protein, translating to MSFIQYFIPQDKKFFPLFDQAALNLQEAGKTMCQLVTSTDATQRKQLIREIERLEHRGDEITHEIFKELSRNFITPFDREDIHRLVSAIDDILDYIHGSSKRIDLYKVKEFSSDMVKLSELLQTQTEELRRVIYELKNKKNMRNISESLVLINSIENHADDIFDNAVARLFETETNAVEIIKTKEILSALETATDMCEDAANVIDSIIVKMA from the coding sequence ATGTCATTTATTCAATATTTTATCCCTCAGGATAAAAAGTTTTTTCCACTTTTTGACCAGGCAGCATTAAACCTGCAGGAAGCCGGAAAAACCATGTGTCAGTTAGTTACCTCAACCGATGCCACTCAACGCAAACAATTAATTCGTGAAATAGAAAGACTTGAACACCGTGGAGATGAAATTACACATGAGATTTTTAAGGAACTGAGCCGAAATTTTATTACACCTTTTGATAGAGAAGACATTCACAGACTGGTGAGTGCTATAGATGATATACTTGATTATATTCATGGTTCATCAAAAAGAATAGATTTATATAAAGTGAAAGAATTTTCTTCAGACATGGTGAAACTTTCTGAGTTGCTTCAAACACAAACAGAAGAGCTAAGACGTGTTATTTATGAGCTGAAGAATAAAAAGAATATGCGCAATATCTCAGAGTCGCTGGTTCTGATTAACTCAATTGAAAATCATGCTGATGATATTTTTGATAATGCAGTAGCAAGGCTGTTTGAAACAGAAACTAATGCAGTTGAGATAATTAAGACCAAGGAAATTTTGTCAGCACTGGAAACGGCAACTGATATGTGCGAAGATGCTGCCAATGTCATAGATTCTATTATAGTTAAAATGGCTTGA
- a CDS encoding MBL fold metallo-hydrolase, with the protein MNITFYGAARNVTGSKHLIETSSGKKILLDCGFFQNRGKDNDRLNRSFNFDPQQIDLMILSHAHIDHSGNIPNLVKQGFNKTIFTTQATIDLCEVMLADSAYIQSGDIEYVNRRRKRNGQSALEAIYEIEDVEKAMKLFAPVAVNKRFHFDDEIAFEFTDAGHILGSVSVHVFITEKGNTKQITFSGDVGRFNDLILKAPAPFSQADYILCESTYGNKLHDQSTDARQKLLQIVNKTCVDQKGKLIIPAFSLGRTQEIIYTLDRFKTENKLPSIPVFVDSPLAIDATNIMRKHSEFFNADLVNYLHYDDDPFGFSNLKYVRKVEESKKINDLKGPCIIISASGMIEAGRIKHHIKNNINDSRNTILIVGYCTPESIGGHLMRGDKIIKIFGNEYPVKANVEVISSFSAHADYLELIKYLSCQDASAVKKLFLVHGEYEVQKEFKEKLIEAGFKNVEIPEELQSFKL; encoded by the coding sequence ATGAATATAACTTTTTATGGTGCTGCCCGAAATGTTACAGGCAGTAAGCACCTGATAGAGACTTCATCCGGCAAAAAAATATTACTTGATTGCGGATTTTTTCAAAACAGAGGTAAAGATAATGACAGGCTTAATCGCAGCTTTAACTTTGACCCTCAACAAATTGACCTGATGATTTTGTCACATGCCCACATAGATCATTCCGGTAATATTCCAAATCTTGTAAAACAAGGATTTAATAAAACCATCTTTACCACACAAGCTACTATTGATCTTTGTGAAGTGATGCTTGCCGATAGTGCCTATATTCAAAGTGGAGATATTGAATATGTCAACAGAAGACGAAAAAGGAACGGACAAAGTGCACTTGAAGCCATTTATGAAATTGAAGATGTAGAAAAAGCCATGAAGCTTTTTGCACCTGTGGCTGTCAACAAACGTTTTCATTTTGACGATGAAATTGCCTTTGAATTTACCGATGCAGGCCATATTTTAGGTAGCGTGAGTGTACATGTTTTCATTACAGAAAAAGGCAATACAAAACAAATAACTTTTAGTGGTGATGTAGGTCGTTTTAATGACTTAATCTTAAAAGCCCCTGCCCCTTTTTCGCAGGCTGATTACATTTTGTGTGAATCTACCTATGGAAACAAACTCCACGACCAATCAACAGATGCACGACAGAAATTATTACAAATTGTCAATAAAACATGTGTTGATCAAAAAGGCAAACTGATAATACCGGCATTCAGCCTGGGCCGTACTCAGGAAATTATTTACACATTAGACCGTTTTAAGACAGAAAACAAACTGCCATCAATACCTGTTTTTGTTGACAGCCCTCTTGCTATTGATGCAACTAATATTATGCGCAAACACAGTGAGTTTTTTAATGCTGACCTTGTAAATTACCTTCATTATGATGATGACCCATTTGGATTCAGCAATCTCAAATATGTTAGAAAAGTTGAAGAGTCTAAAAAAATTAATGACCTGAAAGGTCCTTGTATCATTATTTCTGCTTCAGGAATGATTGAAGCCGGCAGGATAAAACATCATATTAAGAACAACATTAATGACAGCCGAAACACCATTCTTATTGTTGGCTATTGTACACCTGAGTCAATTGGCGGGCATTTAATGCGAGGGGATAAAATCATTAAAATTTTTGGTAATGAATACCCTGTGAAAGCCAATGTTGAAGTAATTTCTTCCTTCAGTGCACATGCCGATTATTTGGAGTTGATAAAATATCTGTCTTGTCAGGATGCCTCTGCGGTTAAAAAACTTTTTTTGGTACATGGCGAATATGAAGTTCAAAAAGAGTTTAAAGAGAAATTAATTGAGGCTGGTTTTAAAAATGTTGAAATTCCGGAAGAATTACAATCCTTTAAACTTTAA
- the rdgB gene encoding RdgB/HAM1 family non-canonical purine NTP pyrophosphatase gives MNELIFCSNNNHKLQEIRKMLPFGYIFHSLSEAGIESDIDETGTTFQENAFLKASAVALLTKKNCFADDSGLCVTALNDAPGIYSARYAGKNATDAENRRKLLADLSGIKDRKACFVTVICLICGGKANYFEGRIYGNITHTERGSSGFGYDPVFMPDGYNRTFAEMTADEKNKISHRQIALGKMITFLSNLKV, from the coding sequence ATGAATGAGTTAATATTTTGTTCCAACAATAATCATAAATTGCAAGAGATACGTAAAATGCTGCCCTTCGGTTACATTTTTCATTCTCTTTCTGAGGCCGGAATTGAATCCGATATTGATGAAACCGGAACCACTTTTCAGGAAAATGCCTTTCTAAAAGCCAGTGCCGTTGCATTACTTACTAAGAAGAATTGTTTTGCTGATGACAGTGGCTTGTGTGTTACAGCATTAAATGATGCACCGGGAATCTATTCGGCACGCTATGCCGGTAAAAATGCCACCGATGCCGAAAATAGGAGGAAGTTGTTGGCGGATCTTTCAGGAATAAAGGACAGAAAGGCCTGTTTTGTTACCGTTATTTGCCTAATTTGTGGTGGTAAGGCAAATTATTTTGAAGGAAGAATCTATGGAAATATCACCCATACAGAACGTGGCAGTTCAGGATTTGGATATGATCCTGTTTTTATGCCTGATGGCTATAATCGAACCTTTGCAGAAATGACAGCTGACGAAAAAAATAAAATCAGTCACAGACAAATTGCATTAGGCAAAATGATTACCTTCTTGAGTAATCTTAAAGTTTAA
- a CDS encoding PKD domain-containing protein yields the protein MQKIFFALSLLFSLSRNAQAQCPTASFSLPDTVCSGTALPLINTSTGNGLTYQWDFCPREIHGLTSYKYFRYSNYVLNTMTDMDLLKVGNGYYLITMDSISNNFVVGYIGNHLSNEAISPIINGGFTKLNCFDFIVEGDTNVYGLAAYSPTSTLYLMTFPGGIQSTPVLTPLPSFNSIANPADIKIVHADQNYYAFIASTGNGNVSCLSFGNTMTNTPTELYNFNISGSIKLSDIDIVTTCAPPVGFVTDSKNGDLTKLSFANGFGNAPTLSVFTGTGSIGNKSVTITQEFESYFVCFTDSANKQLKWLQFNDNNFANTPTVYTSPAFYFGPNQAESITDSSITRFIVNDIPTLNFVDMLYFDSCYTKYSEDQNPVYSFFNTGWNKLSLTVSDSNGYQSIAFDSVFVITGPTSQFSFSGNTCFNPNDSISFTDQSSSPSGPVTGWLWDFDDGTTSTQQNPQHAFTSPGTYQVKLTITAGCEKDTVIPITIHALPVVNFTYNLSCANSATTLTDQSSSAAGLQSWVWNFGDGSLSSQLQNPDHIFQSGGNYNVQLTVTDSLGCIDSLVNTVQVKATPNAAFLTLQTCLGDTVNLTNTSTISDSTALSYFWDFGSGITSTQTDTVIYFTTAGSYPATLIAYSSQGCSDTLNQNIVISTPPSVNFGFPTSNCQYNAIAFSDSTIGFNLSSWQWDFGDGDTSSLQNPSHVYNNAGNYTVQLTVSSGNDCAASYSQTIQILEGPSAAFVTGNGCQGVLTNFTDQSTVSSGSSIVLWNWYFGDGDSSQTQNPSHIYAVPGSYNALLRVTSNNGCQDTTSQFVQIFENPVAGFYVQPLRCANTEIYFLDTSIISNGSISQWQWQFSNGNTSNLPNPFAIFNNAGSASATLTVTTLDGCSNSKSFNFTVRSQPDFTISHNGVCKGKQTAFNYYPNGNISAYAWTWYFGDNTYAFTPNATHLYASTGTYPFSMAVTDSFGCQKTIYDTLTIYPTPDAAFISNGICQNSPVDFINQTDSVSAQINGWHWYFGDGNTSSQHSPQNIYNGTGNYTVSLIAYAAGGCNDTVVSVVNMKPVPVIAFSIVPPTGAPGNNVQIINSTTGATSYSWDFGDGSPLNLNENPTHIFNDTGSYVITLTASSIFNCTAQMLKPFDVIVPYVDLWLKSLSYTINDNYLSLSALLSNVGNTTVNNFDLLIQPEGKGSFIENGNETIPYATEKNYDLHTSIAINPSDLPDFICVRIKNVNNSNDLNPDNNEKCISLMPENGSMTVSPNPIDDLLSIQLNLPASAEITLILYDAAGKKLSTLYQGASDAGFKNLSFRLPYLSKGVYIIGATSESLNKRVKFIRQ from the coding sequence ATGCAGAAAATATTTTTTGCTTTATCACTGTTATTCAGTTTAAGCAGAAATGCACAAGCACAATGCCCTACTGCCTCATTCTCATTACCTGACACTGTTTGCAGCGGCACTGCGCTACCCCTGATAAATACCTCTACAGGAAACGGATTAACCTATCAATGGGATTTCTGTCCACGCGAAATTCATGGCTTAACATCCTATAAATATTTCAGGTATAGCAACTATGTCTTAAATACAATGACTGATATGGATTTGCTAAAAGTAGGAAATGGCTATTATCTGATAACCATGGACAGCATAAGCAATAATTTTGTGGTAGGCTATATTGGTAACCATCTTTCAAATGAAGCAATCAGCCCAATAATTAATGGTGGTTTTACAAAATTAAATTGCTTTGACTTTATTGTTGAAGGCGATACCAATGTTTATGGATTAGCCGCCTACTCTCCTACCAGCACATTATATTTGATGACTTTCCCGGGTGGAATTCAGTCAACACCTGTTTTAACTCCATTGCCATCATTTAACTCAATAGCAAACCCTGCAGATATTAAAATTGTTCATGCTGACCAAAATTATTATGCCTTTATAGCAAGTACAGGGAACGGAAATGTTTCCTGCCTTTCATTTGGCAACACAATGACAAATACGCCTACAGAATTATATAACTTTAACATTTCCGGAAGTATTAAATTATCAGACATTGACATTGTAACAACTTGTGCACCACCTGTAGGTTTTGTTACTGATTCAAAAAATGGCGATCTGACTAAATTGTCGTTCGCCAATGGATTTGGCAACGCCCCTACCTTATCTGTTTTTACAGGCACAGGCTCAATTGGCAACAAATCTGTTACAATTACACAAGAATTTGAAAGCTATTTTGTTTGTTTTACAGATTCAGCTAATAAACAATTAAAATGGTTGCAGTTTAACGATAATAACTTCGCTAATACACCAACCGTTTATACATCACCTGCTTTTTATTTTGGCCCCAACCAAGCCGAATCAATTACTGATTCATCAATTACAAGGTTCATTGTAAATGACATTCCTACCCTGAACTTTGTTGACATGCTTTATTTCGATAGTTGTTATACCAAATACAGTGAAGATCAAAATCCTGTTTACAGTTTCTTCAATACAGGGTGGAATAAATTATCATTGACCGTTTCTGATTCAAATGGATATCAATCCATCGCCTTCGATAGTGTGTTTGTTATAACCGGACCCACATCGCAGTTTAGTTTTTCAGGCAATACTTGTTTTAACCCTAATGACAGCATCTCTTTTACAGATCAATCTTCTTCTCCCTCCGGACCAGTTACAGGATGGCTGTGGGATTTTGATGATGGAACCACCTCCACACAACAAAATCCACAACATGCATTTACCTCACCAGGAACCTATCAAGTTAAACTCACCATCACTGCTGGATGTGAAAAAGATACAGTAATACCGATAACTATTCATGCACTACCGGTTGTAAACTTCACTTATAATTTATCGTGTGCCAATTCTGCAACAACATTAACAGACCAGTCTTCATCGGCTGCAGGCTTACAGTCGTGGGTATGGAATTTTGGTGATGGCAGCCTTAGCAGTCAGCTGCAAAATCCTGATCATATATTTCAGTCTGGTGGTAATTACAACGTGCAACTCACAGTAACAGATAGTTTGGGATGTATTGATTCCTTAGTCAATACTGTGCAGGTAAAAGCAACCCCAAATGCTGCTTTTCTGACATTGCAAACATGCCTTGGCGACACAGTAAACCTAACAAACACTTCAACAATTAGTGACAGCACTGCACTAAGCTACTTTTGGGACTTTGGCAGCGGTATTACTTCAACGCAAACAGATACTGTTATTTATTTTACCACAGCAGGAAGCTATCCGGCAACATTAATTGCATATTCATCACAAGGTTGCTCCGACACACTCAATCAGAATATAGTCATTTCAACACCGCCCTCTGTAAACTTTGGTTTTCCAACAAGTAACTGTCAATACAATGCTATTGCTTTCAGTGATAGTACAATTGGTTTTAATCTTTCATCATGGCAATGGGATTTTGGTGATGGTGATACTTCTTCTCTTCAAAATCCATCACACGTTTATAATAATGCAGGCAATTACACAGTGCAACTAACCGTTTCTTCAGGTAATGATTGTGCTGCATCCTACTCTCAAACTATACAAATTCTCGAAGGGCCTTCTGCAGCATTCGTTACAGGCAACGGCTGTCAGGGAGTTTTAACCAATTTTACAGATCAATCAACTGTAAGCAGTGGTTCCAGCATTGTGCTATGGAACTGGTATTTTGGTGATGGTGATTCTTCTCAGACACAAAACCCCTCACACATTTACGCAGTTCCGGGAAGTTATAATGCGTTATTGCGTGTAACATCAAACAACGGTTGCCAGGACACCACATCACAGTTTGTTCAGATTTTTGAAAATCCTGTTGCAGGCTTCTATGTTCAACCGCTACGCTGTGCCAATACAGAAATATATTTTCTTGATACCAGCATTATAAGTAATGGCAGCATTTCACAATGGCAATGGCAGTTCAGCAATGGCAACACAAGCAATCTTCCCAATCCGTTTGCTATATTTAACAATGCAGGAAGTGCTTCAGCAACATTGACTGTGACGACATTAGATGGTTGCAGCAATAGCAAATCATTTAATTTTACTGTGCGATCACAACCGGATTTTACCATATCACATAACGGTGTTTGTAAAGGAAAACAAACTGCATTTAATTATTATCCGAATGGAAATATATCTGCCTATGCATGGACATGGTATTTTGGTGACAACACTTATGCCTTTACACCTAACGCCACACACTTATATGCTTCCACAGGAACCTATCCGTTTTCAATGGCTGTGACAGATTCATTCGGTTGCCAAAAAACAATTTACGACACATTGACCATATATCCTACTCCTGATGCAGCTTTCATATCAAATGGAATCTGCCAGAATTCACCTGTTGATTTTATTAACCAAACAGATAGTGTTAGCGCACAGATAAACGGATGGCATTGGTATTTTGGTGACGGCAATACTTCTTCACAACATTCACCTCAAAATATTTATAACGGTACCGGCAACTACACAGTATCACTAATAGCTTACGCTGCCGGAGGTTGTAATGACACCGTTGTTTCAGTAGTGAATATGAAACCTGTACCGGTCATTGCATTCAGTATTGTGCCGCCAACAGGTGCTCCCGGCAATAATGTTCAGATTATTAATAGTACCACCGGTGCAACATCCTATTCATGGGATTTTGGCGATGGATCACCCTTGAACCTAAATGAGAATCCAACGCATATTTTTAATGATACCGGAAGTTATGTAATTACACTTACTGCCTCAAGTATTTTTAATTGTACCGCTCAAATGCTAAAACCTTTTGATGTTATTGTTCCTTATGTTGACCTTTGGTTAAAATCATTGTCTTATACCATTAACGACAATTATCTTTCATTATCTGCATTATTGTCAAATGTAGGAAACACAACTGTCAACAATTTTGATTTATTGATACAGCCTGAAGGAAAAGGTTCTTTTATAGAAAACGGTAATGAAACAATACCTTATGCAACAGAAAAAAATTATGACTTACATACCAGTATTGCCATCAATCCGTCAGATTTGCCCGACTTTATTTGTGTGCGTATAAAAAATGTAAACAATAGCAATGATCTGAATCCGGATAACAACGAGAAATGCATTTCATTAATGCCGGAAAATGGAAGTATGACGGTAAGTCCTAATCCAATTGATGATTTATTATCTATTCAGTTGAATTTACCTGCAAGTGCAGAAATAACCTTAATACTTTATGATGCAGCAGGTAAAAAATTAAGCACACTTTATCAGGGTGCTTCAGATGCCGGTTTCAAAAACTTGAGCTTTAGACTCCCCTATCTGAGTAAAGGTGTTTACATTATTGGAGCTACATCAGAATCATTAAATAAAAGAGTAAAATTTATCAGACAGTAA
- the rffA gene encoding dTDP-4-amino-4,6-dideoxygalactose transaminase, producing the protein MIPFNKPHLTGKEIDFIKEVFTSGKISGDGNFTKRCHQFLQQKYNFKKVLLTTSCTDALEACAILLDIKEGDEVIVPSYTFVSTVNAFVLRGAKIIFADSNPDTANIDVNKIESLITLRTKAIVPVHYAGVACDMDSINAIAAKHNLFVVEDAAQAIDSFYKGKPLGSLGHLSAFSFHDTKNIISGEGGMLVINDERFEKRAEIIREKGTNRSAFFRGEVDKYGWVDVGSSFLPSEVTAAMLLAQLESIDKIQTRRLEIWNRYFNLLKPLEAKGFLKLPVIPDYATNNAHMFFIVLNDLETRSKLIDHLKKNHISAVFHYISLHTSAYYATKHDGRVLPVSDMLTNQLLRLPMFYDLKNDEVEFICQKITDFFTTL; encoded by the coding sequence ATGATTCCATTTAACAAACCACATCTTACCGGCAAGGAAATAGACTTCATAAAAGAAGTATTTACCTCAGGAAAAATTTCGGGTGATGGGAATTTCACAAAACGCTGCCATCAGTTTTTACAACAGAAATATAACTTTAAAAAAGTTTTGCTTACCACATCATGCACTGATGCATTAGAAGCATGCGCTATTCTGCTTGATATAAAAGAAGGTGATGAGGTCATTGTGCCATCATACACATTCGTATCAACAGTAAATGCTTTTGTGCTGCGAGGTGCTAAAATAATTTTTGCAGACAGCAATCCTGATACAGCAAATATTGACGTAAATAAAATTGAATCATTAATTACATTGCGCACAAAGGCTATAGTACCTGTTCATTATGCCGGTGTTGCCTGCGACATGGATAGTATTAATGCCATTGCAGCAAAGCACAACTTATTTGTTGTTGAAGATGCAGCACAGGCAATTGATTCTTTTTATAAAGGAAAACCATTGGGCAGTTTAGGCCATTTGTCTGCATTTTCATTTCATGACACAAAAAATATTATAAGCGGTGAAGGCGGAATGTTGGTTATCAATGATGAGCGATTTGAAAAACGCGCTGAAATAATCCGGGAGAAAGGCACAAACCGTTCTGCGTTTTTCAGAGGAGAAGTGGACAAGTACGGTTGGGTTGATGTAGGTTCATCTTTCTTGCCAAGCGAAGTTACTGCAGCCATGTTGTTGGCACAACTAGAATCAATAGATAAAATTCAAACCAGAAGACTAGAAATTTGGAATCGTTATTTTAACTTACTGAAACCACTTGAAGCAAAAGGCTTTTTAAAGCTTCCTGTAATTCCGGATTATGCTACCAATAATGCACACATGTTTTTTATTGTTTTAAACGATCTTGAAACCAGAAGTAAGTTAATTGATCATCTTAAAAAGAATCATATCAGTGCTGTATTTCATTACATTTCTTTACATACATCTGCATACTATGCCACTAAGCATGATGGGCGTGTATTGCCTGTTTCGGATATGCTGACCAATCAACTATTACGTCTGCCTATGTTTTATGATTTAAAGAATGATGAAGTGGAATTCATTTGTCAGAAAATAACCGATTTTTTTACAACACTTTGA
- a CDS encoding metallophosphoesterase family protein, with protein sequence MKKIALLSDTHGFIDQTIVKYLLDVDEIWHAGDFGNMAVSDFLASIKPLKGVYGNVDGQDVRKVHPLHQKFQVEGVKVWMTHIGGYPGNYASEIKKSIYTERPSLFISGHSHILKVMPDPKIPGLLHINPGAAGVHGFHHVRTMVKFTVDKNKIGELDVIELAQRGSLENKNILA encoded by the coding sequence TTGAAAAAAATTGCACTGCTCTCAGACACACATGGGTTTATTGATCAGACAATAGTAAAATATTTGTTAGATGTGGACGAAATATGGCATGCAGGTGATTTTGGCAATATGGCAGTCAGCGATTTTTTAGCTTCTATAAAACCGTTGAAGGGGGTTTATGGAAATGTTGACGGGCAGGATGTAAGGAAAGTTCATCCGCTTCATCAGAAATTTCAAGTCGAAGGCGTTAAAGTCTGGATGACACATATTGGCGGTTACCCCGGAAATTATGCATCTGAAATTAAGAAATCCATTTATACGGAAAGACCTTCTCTTTTTATTTCCGGTCATTCACATATTTTGAAAGTTATGCCAGACCCTAAAATTCCGGGGCTGCTGCACATCAACCCTGGGGCAGCTGGTGTTCATGGTTTTCATCATGTACGCACAATGGTAAAGTTTACCGTTGATAAAAATAAAATTGGTGAGCTTGATGTGATTGAGCTCGCGCAAAGAGGCTCTCTCGAAAACAAAAATATCTTAGCGTAA
- a CDS encoding DUF4293 domain-containing protein: protein MIQRIQSIYLLAVAASMASLFFLPFSSVETAENGVVSMHVFDVMGHKTFQDNIQTQNAPFYPILILTPVVIALSLLNLLLYKHRLKQIRLCQLIMLLIVVLVVLIFQQSETRATDVTHVVYHIGTYITVVAIVWVFLASKAIKKDEELVRSADRLR, encoded by the coding sequence ATGATTCAAAGGATACAGTCAATCTATCTTCTTGCAGTAGCTGCTAGTATGGCCAGCTTGTTTTTCCTGCCTTTCAGCTCGGTAGAAACCGCTGAAAATGGTGTTGTTTCCATGCATGTTTTTGATGTTATGGGGCATAAAACTTTTCAGGACAATATTCAAACTCAAAATGCACCATTTTACCCTATTCTGATTCTGACTCCTGTTGTTATTGCTTTAAGTTTATTGAACTTGTTATTATATAAACACCGTTTAAAGCAAATCAGACTTTGCCAGTTGATAATGCTATTGATTGTAGTACTTGTGGTTTTGATTTTTCAACAATCAGAGACCAGAGCAACAGACGTTACACATGTAGTCTATCATATTGGAACCTATATTACAGTTGTTGCAATAGTTTGGGTTTTTCTTGCTTCAAAGGCCATTAAGAAGGACGAAGAATTAGTTCGTTCAGCTGACCGGTTACGCTAA